Within the Trichoderma breve strain T069 chromosome 3, whole genome shotgun sequence genome, the region CCAGTGTGCCATGCTTTATTGGTCAtgacagagaaaagagcttcACTGAGGCCCATGGCTGCTTGAACAACACCGCCAATGGGGCCCTCTTTGGCACAAGCTGCGACGGCTTCACGAACTTGATCTTCATTAGACACATCTCCGCGGACAACAGTGACGCTGGCGCCGGCATATCGAAGGCGGTTCACCAGCTCAGAAGCACTGGGCTTATCACACCCTGAGCGCCCAAGGAAGCAGAGCTTGCGGGCACCACGAGCCATCATCCAGCGACTGAGACTGCGGCCGAGACCACCAAGACATCCAACGAGTAAGTAGGTTTTTTCAGGATGAAACACGGACTGATACGATGCTGGCACGACTTGCACAAGGCTCTTGGGATTCTCCATTGAAATGACAACTTTGCCCACTCGATCTTTGTTACCAAAGTATCGATAAGCGTGACCAATCTCAGCAACGTCAAAAGTTGTGATGGGAGAAGCCTTAATGATCCCTGCGCGGTACATCTCAATCACTTCCGCAGTGTAGCCGTAGACAACGTCCTGGTAATAGCTGTCTTCAGCGTAGAAGAACTCAGACAGATCAAAGGCGGTGAAGGTTGCATTCTTCAAAAAGACGCGCATGTCAAGTTTCCCCGCGTCGATGAGTTCGCGTTTGCCGATCTCAACAAAGCGTCCGAAAGGAGCAATACAAGACCAAGAGCCATGCATCAAGTCACCAACAAGGGAGTTGACAATGACATTGACACCCCGACCGCCAGTGGCAGCCATGATGCCCTCCATGAAAGAAGCATTACGGGAGTTGAAGATGCTTTCAGTTGGCACACCCATCTCTTTGACAAGATATTCGCGTTTCGGCTGCGAGCCGACAGTCGCAAAGACTGTGGCGCCCATGTGTTTGGCCAGTGTGATGGCTGCAAGACCAAAGGCACCGGCGCCAGAGTGAACCAAGATGGACTCGCCAGCGCGAAGATGAGCTCGGTCGCGGAGAGCAACGAGAGCAGTGCAGTAAACAGTGAGAAGAGTAGGCAAGACTGTAAACTCCTCCTCCGGTAGCATCTTGTGGACTGCCTGCACAGTAACTCGCTCAGTCGTCCCAAAATGATTGGGAACAAAGCCAACCACACGGTCTCCCAccttgagatgcttgacATCAGGCCCAGTAGCCGATATGATACCCCCAAAGTCTAGGGCAGTTGTGGCTGATCGTGTTTCGGCACGGCCATTGAGAGCGTAAACGTCCTTTGCATTGAGGCCAACAGCACGGAGATCGACATCCACGAAGCCGGCCGGAGGTGACGTCTTGCGCTCCGAGAGTTGTTGGAAGTGAATGGTATCAGTCATGCCAACTTGCCCAATTGACAGCTTGGCTGGGCCGACTTCTCCAAGAGGGACCAACTTCATCGCTTCAGGAGTCATACGCTGTCTGAACAGAGCATTGAGTTCAATGTCGGGAGCGAAGCGGCTGACGTAAAGGATGCCATCTTTCTGAATGAACTCGTTATCATCTGTGGCATATCGGAAAGTTAAGGCTGCAGATATGCTGTTGCAAATGGAACCTGGAGAATTTGGTTTGGAGATATCAGCTCCGACATCCAAAACAGCATATCGTAGCGCTGGCTGTTCTAACATCAAGGCTCGGGAGAGACCATTGGACAAGGTAAGATCTGGATTGGGAGCAGATAGCATGTTTGCTCCCGTTAGCCACAAGAGGTCACCGACGTTGTCTGTGATCTTACGGAAACGGTCCATGTCTTCGCTGCTGATGGTGGCAAGAAATTCgtgctccatctccaagagcGATATGCAAACAACCTGAGCGTCAAGATTAACCGTCTCGATGTTGTCAATGGTTATTGTTGTTAGGTACTCAACACCAGCATTCATCTTCAAGTGAGTCGCCACCGCGATTGCCAGAGAGTTGATGAAGGGAGAGTCCTCTTTGGGTTTGACAATGACCACTTCCTTCGTCTCTAACCCTGTTTTCTTAGGGCTACGGACGGCGACGAGGGTCTCATTCTGGAGTTCCAGAGTCACAAAGCCAGCAGCATTAAGGGCGAAAACGGCGTCCTTGGACCGGcgagtgatgatgataccaTCGCCAGAAACCAGTAAGGTAATCTCGTCTGCAGCCTTTGTCCATATTTCCTTTGAAACGGAAAGATGGGGAATTAGAACAACATCGTAAGGAGCAGAAGTTTTAGTGTTGCTAACGACAACCTTGTTATCGTCGCCAAACCTTCCATCTTCCCATAATCTGAATCGCGGGAACGCAGTATCCTTGCCCAAAATTTGCTGACAATCCTTAGGTGTCCATTGGCACTCTTTCCCTAGCTCCAATACGCTCATGCGAGGAACCTTGTGACCAAAGAGATCAAGTAGTGCTGCGAACACAATGAGAGCCCCGTTATCGTTTAGATCGTCTGACTGTTGAGACGCAAACATGGAGATGTATTCTCGAATAGCGCCCTCAGAGCCTGGCTGGAGGCGTAACACATCAGGCTTCCATTGGACGCGAAGACATGGCTGGCGCTGGGGATGCATGCTAGTCTCAGGCTCAACTGGGGCTTTTCCCGTGTACGCATTCATTCTCAGATGAGGCATATCGATAGCTGGCGTGCCATCCGACAGCCGGAGGGTGAAAGCAACCGCCCGGGTCGAAAAACCAGTCTTTTCCATGCGGGAGTAAATTCTAACTTCTTCCTTACCCCGGCTGGCAGAGCCGCCCTGTGGAATTTGAATCGAACATCTTGAAACAAAGACCGGAACGTAGGCTCGCAGTGTATTGATGTTACCAGCAGTCCCACCCATGATGGCTGCCTGGAAGCAAGCATCGATGGTAATAGGATGTATAGCATAGAACATGCCGGTGGCCACTGGAGAAGGCGGCTGTAGATGCGTAGTTGCGATAGAATCCGTTGATATTCGGTTGCCGTCAGTGTGTAGGCTGGTCAGTGACTGGAACGTCGGCCCAAAATTGAGTCCCTCCTCCTTTGCTTTGTTATACCAGCGGCTCATACTCCAAACTTCATGGCCACTGTCCGAAATCATGACTGATCCGTCCTTGAGTTTCATAGTTGACTCAACCACTTGAATGCTACCCATACAGTGCAGTGTAGCAACACCAGATACccaagaagagatggaaaacTCATGCCAGTTGCCGGATGTGTTTGCGGTAGAGATTTTGCGAGGAGACAGAACAGTATGAAGCTCGGTGTTGTCCGCCTCGGCATCGCTCTCATCGGGCACAACAAACGCTGCGTTAATATTTACATTCTCAAACTCAAAAGAAAATGGCTCTCCAGCAATTAGTTGAGATTTCATATCTCGAACTTGCGAGAGGGCTTCTATAGCCATCGACATGTATGCTGCGCCTGGCAGGACAACCTGCGACTCGCCGAGCTTGTGATCACGTAGCCATGGCATCTCAGACACACGAGGAATATTGCGCCAGCACCACTCAATGCCGTTGCCAGCAGTGGCTTGAGTCCCAAGGAGCTCGTGACGCACATGCTTCCGAAGACGATGCTCAACGCTGGCACGAGGCTCATGCCATGGCAGCGGCTTGGAGTAATCCCAAGGATAAGAGGCAAGGGGTGGAGTAGGCAGCGCACGATATCGCGGGACATTGTTGATGGCGTACCAATCCAAGCTGTGGCCATAGGAGAAGAGAGTACCCgcgagcttcttcaagcagaTGTAagcattttcttttctgacAAGTGTGGGAGAGTAGGGAATGGTATCCTTATCGAGCTTGGCACTGGTTCGGATCTGTTGAATAGGGCCTTTGAGAGCCGAATGAGGGCCGACTTCAATTAAGTGATATTTATCACTGGTGATCATGTTGGTTAAACCCGCGCTGAACTGAACTGGTTGCTCAAGGTTCTTCCGGAAGTACGATGCCATGTTTGTAGAAAGGTCAATAGTGCTAAGGGCATCAGCAGAATAGCCAACAGTTGAGAACATCTTGGCTTCCATTTCAGCGACCGTCTTGCTGGTGAAGTAAGGAGTAACCAGTGACTCGTATAAATCACCAATCTCAGCCATCATGTGGGAGTGATAAGCACGGCCGCCAGTTTCAAGCTTGCGAACAAACTTCCCCTCTTTTTGCAGCTCAGTTTGAAGGGTATCAATGTCCTTGGAAGTGCCACTCAGAGTAACACTCTCAGGAGCATTTACACAAGCAACGCGCACTTCCTTCagctcaagctgctcaatCAAGACGTTAGCACTATCTGGAGTGATTCctgctgccatcatggcgccGCGAGATTGTAGCtggccaacagcaaagccTCGGAAATAGGCTGCTAGGATGGCCTCAGACGCAGTAAGCAGCCCAACTCCGTATGTTGCGGCAATCTCCCCAGAAGAGTGACCAATAACAGCCGATGGAGCGATTCCCCAGCTTCGCAGCATATTAACAAGAGCGATCTGGATGGCGGTGCAAATTGGCTGGCTGCGGGTGACATCGTTGATCTTGCTTGTAGCAGGCTTATCAAGAAGCGTTTGCTCTAAAGTCCAAGATGGCTTGTATTCAGAGGGCAGCCCCTGCAAAACCTCGTCGAGATCCCGAACGTTGGCTAGGAAACCGAAATCTTGCTCAATGAGCTCTTTGGCCATGTTGGCATACTGTGCACCCTGGCCAGTGAAGACAAAGGCAATTGGCAGAGGTTGCGTGCCTGGGCTTGCTTTGTTACCGACATCAGCTATCTCGACCAGCGTTGGCTGAGAACTGGGGTTAGCAGAAGCAAGTACATAGTCTCTGAGGCGCATCTTGGTATGTCGTTTACTCATAGCAGCAGCGAGCGGCTTCAAAGCGTTTACTTCAGATTTTTCCATCGCCTCAATAGCTTGTTTGCGGCGGGCTTCTAGCGATTTGGTTGATGAGGCGGAAAAGGGGAGCACGAAAACTTGGTCTTTATCCGACTCATAGGGATTCGACAGTGTTCTAGTGATGGGAGAAGAGACCAATGAACCAACAAAATAGCTGTCAATGGACTCGAGGATAACATGGCCGTTCGCACCACCGTAGCCGAAGGAGTTGACGCCAGCACGTCGAAGTGCTCTGGGCCATGCCTCAACTTCTGTCAACACTTTCATGTTACGCTCCTTTAGTTTTACTTTAAATCTCTGTTAGCAACTAGTTGTCGGTTGATCTATATGTATGGCAAAGATAAAGACGACTTACACTTGGGGTTCAAGTTCTTCACACCATAGGTAGGTGGAATCACGCCATGCTCAAACGCGAGAGCAaccttgatgatggatgtCAACCCGCTAGCAGCTTCACTATGGCCCATGTTTGTTTTCACCTTGGATGGTGGTCAGTCAGTATATGTGACGATAACGAGCGAGGAGAGAGTACACACTGATCCGATCCTCAATGGCTCACCCTCGCGGCCCGCGAAGCAGGCCGCGATACCATTCACTTCTATAGGATCACCGACTGGAGTGCCGGTACCATGGCACTCAACATAATCTGTGTCAGAAAACGAAAGGCCAGCATTCTCGTATGCCTTTCTAATGACCGCTGCCTGCATTTTGGCATCAGGGAGAGTGATACCGGGAGTTTTGCCATTTCTTTGTGCTATTAGTCCAGGCGAGTTTTAAGAAATAAATATGAGCGACTTACGCGTTAATTGCCGTTCCGCGAATGACTGCGTGCACCTTGCGGTCACTCTTCATCGCAGATGAAAGCCTCGTGATATAGATGGCATTGAGCGCCTCTGCTCGAGCATAACCATCTGCTGAAGTGTCAAATGTGTGACAGGCCGAAGTTGGCGAAAGAAAGCCGCCCTTTGCTGTTCCAAAATGTTGCTCGGGAGATGTAATCAGATTGGCGCCTGCAACAATGGCAGCGTCGCAATCGCCATTCTTGATGGCATTCACAGCCTGGTGGAGAGCGTAGATGGTGGATGAGCAAGCGGTATCAAGTGTGAAACTAGAAAATTAGACCAGGCTCACAATCAGGTATGGATATGAGCTAACCTTGGGCCATGGAGATTGAACACATGGCTAATACGGTTCGACATGATAGATGTACCACCACCCGTAGCCGCTAGTCGATGAACATAATCTGTATCCCGAGATTGCATGACCGAATAGTCCACCGTAAAGTTGCCGACAAACACTGCCGTGTTGGAGCCAGAGACATCTTCCATAGATAGACCGGCATTCTCAAAGCATTCATAGACCACTTCAAGCAGCTTTCGCTGCTGGGGATCCATGAAAGAAGCCTCgaggttgttgatgccaaagaATGAAGGGTCAAACTTGCGGACATCTTCTTGAATAAAATACCCACCGTCAACGCTCATGGCACCAGCTCTGGTGCCATCCTTGTGGTAGAAACCCTCAATGTTGTACCTGTCCAGAGGCACAGTACCCTGGGCAGATTTCTTGTTGTAAACATGGTCCCAAAGCCCCGATGGTGAGGTGATTCCACCAGGGAGATGGCAAGCTATGTACAGAGTGGTCGTATTAGCACACGAAAGGTGCAGATAAACATGCAAGACTTACCCATGCCAACAATGCATACTGTATTGTCTTCGATAGTGACATCACTAGAGGGCCCAGATGTGTCTTGTATATCATCATTCAAGTAGGATGTCTCGGTAACGACAATGGCCTCCTTTGTATGACTGCGAAGCAACGACTCCGAGTCGGAGGGGATGTCTAAAGCAGGCTCAAGAGTGAACATGACGAATAAattgtgatgatgaaagTGTTTCAAGTCTGATGTTATGGCTCtaaaagaagagggcaaacAGCCGTGATCGAGATTTGGCCTAGAGATCGGTCTATCACGAGAGATAATGTCgtattaaataatttatttctGTGCTATACAGAGAATACTAGATATGGACCAATACCATAGATACACACCTCTCTCTTTCACCTGAAACGCTAGATGTGTTGAGGCGAAGGGCATACTTCGCCCACCCCTTCGTTTCTACAACGCCCCAAGATTCACAAGCTCAGGGAAAACCATCATAAAGAGAACATACAAAGGAGGAGATTCCGGGATCCTGCCGACCAACAACGGTACTAAAAGTTGACATGCCTCATCTCAAAGGATGTTGAACATTGCGTTCGCTGTTGTCTGTATGTGGCATGCTAGCATCATATACCGGCGCTACGGATTGAATAGTCAACAGCCTAAGACTCTCGTTGCCGTCTCCGCTACTTTATTCGGAGAACTAAGATGTATTTGCCTTTCCTAGAGGCGAGATACGCCGATAGTAGCAAACGGATGAGGCTGGTAAGCGGGGCTACTAGACGGGCAACCCTTTTGAAGTACGCCATGTTGGCTAAATAATTCAAGTGAATGACGGAGGGTATCAGTCATAAGGCGTTCATAGGAATTAGCTTGTGGATGCCCAAGTCCTTTCAACGGCGCTCGCTTTGGGTTGCTCAAATGGGGTAATACCATGTGCCTACTTCAGAAATCTTGACCAACAATATGTCTCAGGGATTATACTTGTATTGTGGGGGTTGACATTTACTTCACCTAGAAAGATCCAGATATGCAGCTTATGCGTGTCACACACGCGTTGTGTGACCCACGAAGCCGTTACGGATTCTCCGCCGTGAGATGACAGGAAGCCAGGCCTTCTCTGCTATGTAGCAGCGACATTAGGAAAAGGAGTATATTGCTTTGCCATAATTGGCCTCAGAGTTTGGAGTTACTCTAATATGTCCTCAAATGGGAATACACCGAGGTATCCTTCTTGTTTGTCTGACTCGGAgcgtccatcttcttttttagGCTCGGACCGCCGGCGGTACTCAACCATGTTATACACCACAACTCAATGAGTTCGAGGGTATAGACATCGTGAATATTGATTTCGAGAGATTTTCACAAGATAATGTTACTCTATCAAGCTTGTGGATGAAATGTAGGTCTATTGGGTCCAAATTGTCATGTGTATGCAAGAAAATATTGCTTAGCCAGGACAGATTGTGGGAATCTATATTTTCAACACCGTTCTAGAAGATCATGGGCTTAAAATAGGATGCGGGCGTGAGTATATTCCTTAATTGGCACAATCAGGTAGATATAGCATTTGATCAATTAACATTAtcctgcatgcatgcataaAGAGCAACGAG harbors:
- a CDS encoding KR domain-containing protein, whose product is MFTLEPALDIPSDSESLLRSHTKEAIVVTETSYLNDDIQDTSGPSSDVTIEDNTVCIVGMACHLPGGITSPSGLWDHVYNKKSAQGTVPLDRYNIEGFYHKDGTRAGAMSVDGGYFIQEDVRKFDPSFFGINNLEASFMDPQQRKLLEVVYECFENAGLSMEDVSGSNTAVFVGNFTVDYSVMQSRDTDYVHRLAATGGGTSIMSNRISHVFNLHGPSFTLDTACSSTIYALHQAVNAIKNGDCDAAIVAGANLITSPEQHFGTAKGGFLSPTSACHTFDTSADGYARAEALNAIYITRLSSAMKSDRKVHAVIRGTAINANGKTPGITLPDAKMQAAVIRKAYENAGLSFSDTDYVECHGTGTPVGDPIEVNGIAACFAGREGEPLRIGSVKTNMGHSEAASGLTSIIKVALAFEHGVIPPTYGVKNLNPKLKLKERNMKVLTEVEAWPRALRRAGVNSFGYGGANGHVILETLSNPYESDKDQVFVLPFSASSTKSLEARRKQAIEAMEKSEVNALKPLAAAMSKRHTKMRLRDYVLASANPSSQPTLVEIADVGNKASPGTQPLPIAFVFTGQGAQYANMAKELIEQDFGFLANVRDLDEVLQGLPSEYKPSWTLEQTLLDKPATSKINDVTRSQPICTAIQIALVNMLRSWGIAPSAVIGHSSGEIAATYGVGLLTASEAILAAYFRGFAVGQLQSRGAMMAAGITPDSANVLIEQLELKEVRVACVNAPESVTLSGTSKDIDTLQTELQKEGKFVRKLETGGRAYHSHMMAEIGDLYESLVTPYFTSKTVAEMEAKMFSTVGYSADALSTIDLSTNMASYFRKNLEQPVQFSAGLTNMITSDKYHLIEVGPHSALKGPIQQIRTSAKLDKDTIPYSPTLVRKENAYICLKKLAGTLFSYGHSLDWYAINNVPRYRALPTPPLASYPWDYSKPLPWHEPRASVEHRLRKHVRHELLGTQATAGNGIEWCWRNIPRVSEMPWLRDHKLGESQVVLPGAAYMSMAIEALSQVRDMKSQLIAGEPFSFEFENVNINAAFVVPDESDAEADNTELHTVLSPRKISTANTSGNWHEFSISSWVSGVATLHCMGSIQVVESTMKLKDGSVMISDSGHEVWSMSRWYNKAKEEGLNFGPTFQSLTSLHTDGNRISTDSIATTHLQPPSPVATGMFYAIHPITIDACFQAAIMGGTAGNINTLRAYVPVFVSRCSIQIPQGGSASRGKEEVRIYSRMEKTGFSTRAVAFTLRLSDGTPAIDMPHLRMNAYTGKAPVEPETSMHPQRQPCLRVQWKPDSDDLNDNGALIVFAALLDLFGHKVPRMSVLELGKECQWTPKDCQQILGKDTAFPRFRLWEDGRFGDDNKVVVSNTKTSAPYDVVLIPHLSVSKEIWTKAADEITLLVSGDGIIITRRSKDAVFALNAAGFVTLELQNETLVAVRSPKKTGLETKEVVIVKPKEDSPFINSLAIAVATHLKMNAGVEYLTTITIDNIETVNLDAQVVCISLLEMEHEFLATISSEDMDRFRKITDNVGDLLWLTGANMLSAPNPDLTLSNGLSRALMLEQPALRYAVLDVGADISKPNSPGSICNSISAALTFRYATDDNEFIQKDGILYVSRFAPDIELNALFRQRMTPEAMKLVPLGEVGPAKLSIGQVGMTDTIHFQQLSERKTSPPAGFVDVDLRAVGLNAKDVYALNGRAETRSATTALDFGGIISATGPDVKHLKVGDRVVGFVPNHFGTTERVTVQAVHKMLPEEEFTVLPTLLTVYCTALVALRDRAHLRAGESILVHSGAGAFGLAAITLAKHMGATVFATVGSQPKREYLVKEMGVPTESIFNSRNASFMEGIMAATGGRGVNVIVNSLVGDLMHGSWSCIAPFGRFVEIGKRELIDAGKLDMRVFLKNATFTAFDLSEFFYAEDSYYQDVVYGYTAEVIEMYRAGIIKASPITTFDVAEIGHAYRYFGNKDRVGKVVISMENPKSLVQVVPASYQSVFHPEKTYLLVGCLGGLGRSLSRWMMARGARKLCFLGRSGCDKPSASELVNRLRYAGASVTVVRGDVSNEDQVREAVAACAKEGPIGGVVQAAMGLSEALFSVMTNKAWHTGIQPKWRGSWNLHNALEGHDADLDFFLLTSSISGSCGTATESNYCAANGFLDSFARWRRSQGKPAVSVGLGMISEVGYLHENPEIEAMLLRKDYGISGPGSDAEFTHGVPMAIDSAHILTGLESYGVRKLMAQGFEVNNGVMDESRTSILAASLLSEKDAKEEGKGADVGLLLTAAEWVKGVPANALPMLMPEASAPTMLDAILRLTKKRFSNLILMQLDAVDDRAPLPSFGVDSMLAAEFRTWFFNTFKIDVPFLDIVSPQKSLQTLAEFVEGKLIASWANQKG